GACAGCTTTGAGGTGGCATTTTATCTGTGTGATAAAAAGAAAGACCCTAGACATCTCTCCTGCACCAGGGAAGTTCAGGTTTCTTCATGTCAGAGTGAGCTTGGATGCTTTAAAAGATAGGGAAAATGGGAGAACCATGAGAGAGAGCAATTGCCAGTCAGGAGGGTCCTGTGTGCAGGGCTAACGAGGAGGATCTCTGAgtacagacaaaagaaaaataaattcagtaaTGTGCAACACAGTTTTCCAGAGCCATTCCTTCTGCTTGAGTGGATACAATGGATGCTACAGGTCAAAGGTGAAAGGACAGAGGTAACttaggaaggggagaggaaagggagagccCAGGCCTATGAAAGGAATATGCTCAATATGCAGTATATACCCACGCAACATATAAGGCATAAAGAAAATGACATAAGAGATGTGAGCAAGCATTTGCATTTGTGGAGATTGTGCCTGGCTCTCTTGGCTGCTTCCTTTTCTGTAGAAATACTGTAGGAACTGGTCACTAGCTGAAGTGTGGGGAGATGCAGAATCATGGCATGGGGTATACTGTATTCTTTACAGAGAGTGAAAACTTCTGCTTTTGTTTAtggcttttatttctcttttgctaCTATCCTTGTCCTTTCATCATTTGGTGAGAAACACTCACAATGAAACTTTTCCACATGCTTTGCTGTagttgattttttctttttactctctgCTCTTTGagtgcccaccacccagctcccaaataaatacactgagacttattcttacttataaatgcctggccttagcttggcttgtttctagccagctttgcaaacttaaattatcccatctaccttttgcctctgggcttttacctttctttattctgtatctcTTCTTTCCatcttactctatggctggctgtgtggcgggtgactggcccctggtgtttctctccttctccttttcccactcctccctcttctcttcccctcctatttattctctctgcctggcaggcctgcctatttctctctcctgcctagctattggccattcagctctttgttagaccaatcaggtgttttagacaggcaaaataacacagctttacagagttaaacaagtgcaacataaaagaatgcaacaaatctttgtatcattaagcaaatactccacagcataaacaattgCAACAcaccttcaactaatattccacaacactttgcAAATTTCTCTCTGGAGGTATGAACAATAAAGTTCATCTGGGCCTGAGATTTACAACTACATATGGctgaacataaaatatatatatttaccatCTATAAAAAGGAGATTTCGTTAATAGTTTGCAAATGACAGATCAGGGGACTTAAATTCCTAGAGCAGTCAGATGTTTGTGATGAAGGTACATGCAGAAGCCAGGTACATAGCTCAGTTActagagtgcttccctagcatgcCCAGACCTAGTGTggtaacaaatgcctttcattttatcaccagagaggtggagacagggggtcAACAttagctatataatgagttcaagatcagcacAGGATatctgagaccctgcctcaaatttaaaaagagggaagaagatctatgtcagcagtaaagagcacttactgctctttcagaggacctgggttagattcccagcacccatgtaatggctcacaatgatctgtaaacggaagtcccaggagatctgatgtccctTTCTAGCTTCTGCAGGTGCGAAGCATGAAAGTGATATACggacacatgtgcaggcaaaatagcCATAcatatacacttttaaaaatattgtttaaaggAACATACGTGTATAACTTTGGACACCATAATGGAGAAATGGACCAGAAGTATATCAGCTGATGCCAGTCCATGCTGCAAGACAGCAAGTTATATTTATATCTGGCTTAAAATAACCAAacccataaatattttattttgtttggtttggtgtttatttacttatatgttcatttgttttgagtcaaggtttcatgtagcccaggcttcaaACCTACTATGTAGCAGAGAATGGCCCTGAATTTCTGCTCTTCCCActctcacctcccaagtgctgagataacaggtaTATGTCACCAGGTCTAGATAAAAATGCATTATCTTTTAGTATTGCAAATAATAATTGTGAATTGTGAACATTTAGAAAAGAGGAACCTCAGCTCTTATGATGACTATTATAGTTCAGGAAGTGATATCATCTGGTGGTTCTGTACTGTGTTCTCACCTCCTCAGGAAAAATTTGTTTCTGTAAATAACATGTGTTTCTCATGATagctgggcactggtggtgcatgcctttaatctcagcattaattcttggaaggcagaggcaggtggatctctgaatctaaggccagcctggtctatagactgagttccaggacagccagggaacctttcttgaaaaaatattttttttcatgagaTTATAAAGCTAGCAGGAGTGTTTAAAGCAGAAATAGAAgtgttcagcagttaagggcgcaggctgctcttccagaggacccgggttcaattcccagcacccacatggcagttcatcccagaggatctgacaccctcttctggcctcttcaggaaccaaacatgtacatggtacatgaaaatacatgtaaacaaaatacccatgcacatacaataaaataacaaacaaataaaatacaatcagGAAAAGTGATACAACCTACTAAAACATACCATACATTTACAAAAACGGGTGAAGTTGGTATTCAAGACAAACGGtgttacaattatttttattgcccCTGTAAACCAGCTATGTGTGGGAACTTTGTGTATAACTAACTGTTTTCCTGGATGAGACCATTCATGGCTTAGTACAGAAATGATGATACAGatgatacacataaataatacacCTTAGTTATTGGCTGGACTTGGAACTTTAATTTAAACACACAAGGGAAAGAATTAGTAGTAAAATTAGGAGAgagtagaaaataagaaaagggaGTGAAAAGATTTTCTAAGGCTAAACTTGCAGAGTGAAATTTGCATAAATCCAAACATCAAAAGCATGGTGGTAGCATTATGATTATAAGGTAGTAGATGAAGGGATCATTAGTTAATAAGGTAAAAACTTCAATGAATGTGGAAGAAGCCATAAGATCCAGGCCTAACGGGTCAGATATACCATAAATAACACTCCATATAAGAATGTTTAAGCCACAGAAAGATACAAGAAAAGGCTTGGCTGTTAAGTTGTACAAAATACTCATTTCATGGTTAATGAAGCACACTTTTCACTTGTTAATCTACAAATAAATAGCAATAAGGAATATACaggaataacaataataataatttttcttgAATCTACTATTGTCCGCCTAAAAAATTGTCATGAAAAATGTTTCATAGAAAAAAGTATCAATACTGAAAAATGGTTTAGTGTAATGTGTAAAGAGAGAACTAAAATTCTTACaatttaacaatttaaaatttttacaattAACCCAGTAAATATCAAGGGCTATATTTGTACTGAAACTTTTTCTTAGAAATGTACTATTGTCTCCAGGTAAAAGGGTAACATTTCTATTcatagattaaaaattatttacctaTGCAAACTGGGAATGACTTTGggataatttatttcaaacatcCAGTTTTAAAAATGCTGTTATGATGTTGCGATTTACTGGGAAATAGTTCAAAATTCAGTACGCAGTCAACATTAAgcagattcattttttttctcttctaatgAAAAACTATAACTCCTTTAGATTAACAGGACTGTTTTGGCAGCAGGAAAAGATTGCCCTTTGTCGTGATCTGATGTCCTCTCCAAGCTGGGGCACAGTGAACTGCTTTTGATTCCAATATCCAATGGACCTGTGACTTTCATAAACATGATTCTCCTACATCTGTGATCATGCTGAACATTTGAAGATGGTCTTCAGAGATATGCAACACAAGCCAAATCCTAGGTTGTATAATTCCTTGAAATACCATAGTTATGATGTTTCTAATATCTATATAGTGCAGCTTATTTCTTACATTTCTATTGCAGACAAACATGTTAATAGTATAATAGAATGAGAGTCTTTAACTTATCAGCTTCAATTGtgacttaaaaatatgttttggaCATTTATTCTGAACTCTTAAATTCTACTGTGCAGAGCAAACAGGAATTCTAATAAAATGGCATCTCTTTTGCACatgatgtgtttatttaattGTGGACAAGAGACCAGATTTTCCCAGAAGGATTCTGAAAGAATGCCTATGAGGTCCAATCTTCCACAGGCAGCCAGAGGATTTCAGACCTTAAAAGTCTTCCATAGATGCTAAAAATGGTATCTCTTTCCCACTTAAGTCGTTAATGTTAAGTGAGATTTATTTTCTGGGGGAAAAAGCAACTCTCTTACAAAATCAGAGTGGGCTAACAATTTCCAAAATGTGCTTGGAATCAAAGATTTTAGAAGCCAGGGTTTCTTCTTTGATACACAGATTAAATAGCTTGGTTCACTGGCTGTTAACATTGTCTTTAAAAGCTAGTCATGGAGGCATATTTGTGACTTTCTACCTATTATAATTGGGTGTCTTATCTTTCTACATATTTTTGGACAGGCTCACATTTCATTCTTTCCTAATAATCCATTTTTTAGAAGAAATCCTAGGAAAGTGAGATATATATCTCTAATATACAGTTGCTTATGCCGTAGTTAAAATTATGTTAGACTTAAATTTACGAAAGGACAGGAAGTCTTCACATTTGGTCATCTGGAGGAAAAGGTCATCACAGTCCTCACATTCAAAGGCTCAGCTTGGTGGAGGACAGAATCCTGGCTTGGTCCCAGcacactccctccctctcctggtAAAGGAGAACTGCAGATAGTGAACTACTGAAGTAAATCAGAATTCCCTGATGAATTTGCTGTTGATCTTGTGGAGATCCTGTAGCAGTGGTGTTCTTGCTGGCAAAGGTATGTCTTGGCATTGTTGTGAAAGTTCTACTTGTACATTCATACTCCTGAATGGAATCAACTCCTGGCTGACTGCATATTCCAGGCATCACTCTTAAAATGTCTGTAATGTCAAGGTACATGAATGCTGTCCTTTGATATTCTCGAGCATGTAACCTTTCTCACAAGGAGAAAGGGATTGGGGTTCTCCCAGTTTGGGAGGACCAGTTTGTCCACAAAATACGCAGTTTTTCAgcatatttagaatattttctgatttcaaaattaattatCTTATACCCAGAGTGATTTAGGAGCAAAATAAAACTGGGGGGGGTGTGGGTTAACCGAATTCTTTCTATAAAAAGCAACAACCATTTTCTACATTACTCTATTAATTTCTGCTTAATTTATTAATTACCGGGGTGAACGTGGTAATTTGATACATGTGTTCAGTGTGTCAGGGATAAACATCAGGCTAGCTGGCATCTTTTACATTGATTCCAAATGACCCTCACAAAGAGTCTCATCTAGTAAAGGAGGTGGTTGGGACAGGGATCCAATGGGAGTGAGGAGCTTGGGTATGTCCACTGCTCTAGGCTGTCTCAGCACACTTTGTCCTCCAAAAGGAAAATTACCATATCTGCAGCACACTGTACTTTCGGATGGCCTAAAGTTCCCCTGTCAGTAACCTGAGGAGAGGTTCAGTAACTAGGGCTGCTAGTTGAGTTTTGTCTGTAGAGGTGGAGAAACCTGACTAGGTAACTTCCAGCACATTGAAAAACTCGAAATTCTGCTCTTAATgtaatgaagagaaaagaaaatgtattttttccagtttcacagcatttaaaaaaattaacatatgtAAGAATTCAGTAGACACTAATATACACTAAAGATGAGAAACCAGGACAGGGCTGGTCTTGGTAGCCCagtatcccagcattcaggaggtgcaGGAAAGGATAGAAAGTTGAGAACACCCCTGGGCTACTGAGCAAGATGAAGTCCGCAGCCTGATTGCATAGTGAGACCTAGCCTCAAAAACCAATAACTAGGGTGTAACTTAGGGGCACAGTGCTTGCCTGGGCCAGGTGTTTGCTCCCAGTGAcatgcgctcacacacacacacacacacacacacacacacacacacacacacacacactggaaatcaGCATAGAACTCCACATTTTGGGCAGTGACTAGTACCAGGGTATGGATAACATCTGAAACCCAGGGCAGTTTGGCATTTTACTGGCTTGGGGAATATTGGGGAGATGTGGGTTAACTGAAGTCTCTATGTAAAAAGTAACATCCATTTTCTACATTGCTCTATTAATTTCtgcttaattttctttcataatttgtattttgagaatttgaaaaatattgcCCAGTTTTTCTGTTACTTTAAAGCAATCTCTTTGCTTTATGCAATAGATTTATATGTATAACATAGTAAAATGCTTAGTGTGGTGTCACATGATGTTTTCTTGCATTATGTAGTCTTCTTGTGGCCATACTACATCTTCTTAATTTTTGTATACCACAATGATCTCAGTGTTTCATTCATTTCCTGTGTAAATtctgtgtttctatttcctaAGACTCTCCTGTCAATACCATTGTTCACATGGATAATAGAACCAAGTGAGATAATGCCATCACTGATAGAGACCCACGCTCTAGTCTCTCACCAGGAAGACTTTCAAAGAGGAATAGAAATTTGCTGAAATGAAACTGCTTATTTTATGATCATTTGAATCTCATTCTGTAATATCaaaaggtttgttttgatttcctcAGTtaaaacttatatatatatatatatatatataaaaaaaaaaaaaatatataaaccttGAAAGGAGAGAGGGACTGAAGACCATCCATGTAGAAATTATAAGGACAGAATCGGGAATCCTTTCTTGAAAATGAGTGTGTCTGCAGGCATTCATTGAAACAGCAAAGTcttacataaatacatatgattTCAACAGgttaagtaaatttaaaaacattaaaagaaactaaaacagactccccccccccaaaagcctgaaacacagaagagaagagagattgCCCTAGAGTTATTCCAGAATAATTTATCCCATGATTGTCATTGGATTTCTCCCCAACAGGAATCCTCATCATTCCATGCCTTTTCCAGATTGTACCTGTTTTAATGGTTTGTTCTAAGCCATGGAGACAGGAAATCACAGCTGGGGAACAGACTTCATCTTGGTTGGTCTCTTCCAGTATGGCCAGATGGACACTCTCCTCTTCACAGTCATCACCATGCTCTTTGCAGTAGCTCTGATAGGCAACATCACACTGGTCCACCTCATCAGACTGGACCGAAGACTCCACACCCCCATGTACTTCCTCCTCAGCCAACTCTCCATCATCGACATGATGTACATCTCCACCACAGTGCCCAAGATGGCAGCTAACTTCCTGTCAGGCACCAAGACCATTTCCTTTCTGGGCTGTGAGATCCAAGCCTTTGTGTTTCTGAGCCTGGGTGGGTCTGAAGCCCTCCTGCTGGGCTTCATGTCCTATGACAGGTATATAGCCATCTGCCGGCCCCTGCACTATCCTGTGCTCATGAGCAGGAAGATCTGCTGCTCCATGGTCGCCTGTGCCTGGAGCAGCAGTTCTGTCAATGCTTTGGTGCACACTCTGTATGCATTTCAGCTTCCATTCTGTGGATCTCGGATTGTTAACCACTTTTTCTGTGAGgttccatctctcctgcccttggTGTGTGAAGACACATCCCAATATGAGCACACGATCCTCATGAGTGGCCTTGTCATTCTGCTACTACCCTTCCTGGCCATTCTGGCTTCCTATGCTCGGGTGTTGGTTGTTGTATTCCAGATGCGCTCAGGGAAAGGACAGAGTAGAGCCGTGTCCacctgctcctcccacctcacTGTGGCCAGCCTGTTCTACGCCACTGGACTCTCCACCTACACCCAGCCACACTCCCTGAATTCTCCTGCAAGAGACAAAGTGGTGGCTGTGTTTTATTCAATTGTCACCCCTGTTCTGAATCCATTTATCTACAGCCTGCGTAACAAGGAAGTCATGGGGGCCCTGAGGAGACAGATGGGATGATGGATATTGGGACAGAAACTATGGCTTTGGGTCACCTTGTGGACTAACCTCGAAACTGGTCTTGAACACAACCTGGGAAGATGGCATGATTGACCTTCCCATGGAAGTTTATCAAACTTGTCTAACTCACTGAAGAAGAGCATGCAGCTGTCCACTCAGTGTCACGTTGAATTGATGGTTTGAATTTGAATATTGGTTATGAGGGAGATCAAGGGCTTTGTCCTTAGCTCTAGGACCTTTGGCTGCCTGTCAGCCTTGGTTGGCTTTCTGTGGAACTTTATCACCTTCTACCCTAACACAAGGTACTGTAGCTTCTCAGACTATGTGAGTCAGTATGAACCCTCTGCACACTCACCTACCTCTTGCTCTGGAAGCTTACTGCAGTTTTTGAGTATAGCTGTATGTGTGCAGACACTTTACATAAATGTGGAATATCTTATTGGTTTTCCTTTGCGGGTATAACTATTATATAAGTGtgaatgtctgtttttatactaTGACATATTTTAGGGACAATTCTGAAAGAAATAGGGAAGGAGATAAGTTACTGTTTCCTTTGATGCTTGCGAGACTATTACCAGAGGAATAAGATTTCCAGGCTCCCCTAAGCTGTTTAATGATGTCACCCCTTTATTAATACCTTTCTCCAAAATTCACTAATGGCTTTGTAATGAGCATAATCAACGGATCTGTCTGTCAGCATGCACTCTGTTTGCCTCCACAAACACCTTATGTTGCTTTCCCAGCATCATGCTAGTTCATGAGAAGGACATTAGGACACACAGAGCCAGAACGCATCTCCTTTAGAAGTCCATAGACAATGTCTGTATTTTGTCCGTGGTTAATATACAATCAATGCTGAGAGCATTAATGCTATTTCGAGGAAATTTCCTGAATATCATTTTAAGAATTAGATTTTTTATACACAGTTTCCCTATGTAGTCCCAGATATCCTGCCACTCCTTTTGTggaccagaatggcctcaaattcacagaaactctcctacctctgcctcaagtgctggggttaaaggtgtgagtcagcgtgcataccttccttccttccttcctccctccctccccttcccttccttccttcctttctttttctgcaatcactggcttttgtttttatttcaatttgaagttacacatgcacatggatgctggaaatggaacccaggtcccctggaagagcagtcagtgctcttaactgttgatccatctctccagtgcctctTCATTTTTCAAATGTTCAAATCATTGTCATGTAGTCCAAGAATCAATAAATGGAAATGTCTATGCACCTATGCAGTCGTATGAGTAACATGACAATTAAGTCTCAGTGTTAAAACATATATGGACTAGAGAGGTGGCACAGCCATTAacagcactggctggtcttctagaggacctgagttcagttcccagcacccatgtgaggtagttcacaactgtctgtaatttcaatTCCAGGGTGTTTGAGGCCTGCAGCCTCCAGGGGCACCAGCACTTACATATACATATCCACATCCATACTCACtcttacataattaaaataataattatagatacatgatgtgaaatatTTTAGAGATTCATTATTGCTTCTTTGTAATAAATGCCAATAACTAGAGTGATAATTTTAATGATTCTTAGAAACACCTGTTTTGGGttctaataaaaatgaattgcatccatgtgtgtctctcttttgttattttattttcttgtagttTAATGGAATCCATAGACTCACTCAAAATCAAAAGACTAAAGTCGATGAGTATCTCCAGTACTCTCCCTTCATGAACCCCCCTATCCTTGCGATCTGAAAGTGGTCTGTCCTTACAGATTCCTGCATCTGAATACTCAGTCTTCAGAGGCTAATTGaggttgtattgtgttccccaaaatattgtgtgttccccaaaataaacttatctggggtcagagaacaggacggccacaatattaaacatgatgataggtggtggtggcgcacgcctttaattccagcacttgggaggcagaaccaggtggatctctgtgagttcaaggccactttggaaacagctaggcatggtgacacacgcctttaatctcagggagtaacgggcagaaagagaaagattttatatatatatataaggtgtgaagaccagaaactagaagcattttgctggtttagcatttggctggttaagcttttaggctttggagcagcacagttcagctgagatccatttggatgaggactcagaagcttgcagtctgaggaaacaagaccatctgaggaactggcgaggtgaggaagctgtggcttgttctgtgtctctgatcttccagcattcaccccaataactggcctcgggtttgattgtATTAATAAGAGCTATCAAGATTCCTGTTACAGGTAATAGTGTTTGGGAAGATTTGGAGCCTTTATAATCTGTAACCTGAGGGTGGACCCTGAGGTTGTGTGTCTTGACCCCTATGTCTTATTCTgtactctgcttcctgagtacagaTGTGgtgtgaccagccagcctcctggCCAAACCACAATGACAATGCCCTCCTTGCTATGTCTTCCTCATCttgatggctgtgtgtgtgtgtgtgtgtgtgtgtgtgtgtgtggtgtgtgtgtgtgtgtgtgtgtgtgtgtgtgtggtttttgtttttgttagtttttcaagacagggtttctctgtgtagttttggtgcctgtcctggatctcactctctagcccaggctggccttgaactcacagaaatccgcctggctctgcctctcgagtgctgggattaaaggcgtatgcaccaccgcccggccttgaTGGCTTATTTTACTGGAACTGCACACCGAAGCACGTTTCTCCCTCCAGTTACTTTCTTcgggatgttttatcacagcaccaggaaaagaaactaagacggAAATTGGTACCAAGTGGCAGAGTCGATGCTGGGAGAAACCTGAGCATGTGATTCTTAGGACTCTGGAACAGTCTTGTGGACTAGAATGGCGAGTTTAGTTCTTTGGGATAGAGAAGCACTAGTGTGCTGGAAGCAGAACTTAGTGTGCTATTCTAGTGGATGCTTGGAGACAAGACTACTGAGAGACGTGTGAGCAGTTCATGTCTAGCTTATGAGATTTCAGAAGAGAACAAGGACAGTACCAGGAACTAGGCCCCCAGCCATTCATGGGATATTTTGGCCAAGAATCTGGCTTCACTCAGCCCATGTCCCGAGAACTTGAGAGAGgttaaatttctttaaatttattcttccctcatataatacatcttgaccacagttttccctccctccactcctcccagctgcacccctgtggtgatatattgtgtaccccaataaagcagaggacagagccagccactaaattagacatagaggtcaggcagtggtggcacacacctttaatcctatcactcaggaggcagagctccatctggatctctgtgagttcaaggccacattgggctacatgagagaaacagaaccaggcagtggtggcacacgcctttaatcccaggaagcaatatggcaggacacaggtatataaggtatataagacatgaggaaacaggaactcgctctcttgaggctgaggatttcatagctagtggctgcctctgtcctctgaacctctgacaagctttattgggggtacacaatatatcaccacacaaccCCCAACTTCTCACCTtgcccagatccactcctcctctgcatGCCTTCAGAAAAGACCAGGCCTGcaagggatatcaaccaaacatgacataacaagatacaataagactaggcacaaaccctcatatcaaggccaGGCAAGGCAATGAAGtgggaggaaaaggatcccaagggcaggtaaaagagtcagagacacccccactcccactgttaggagttctgcaaaaaccccaagctaacaatcataacatatatgcagaagacatagcgcagacccatacaggctccatgaatgctacctcagtctctgtgagcccatgtaaGTTCTGCTTGGTTGATTCTGTAGGTCATAGTCTCCtggtgtctttgacccctctggctcctacagttctttctcctcctctttgatGGGCTTCTctgagctccaaggggagggaccgaatggagatctccaatttgggttctctctctgctttatttGGCTGTggggtctctgcctctgctcccatcagctaCCAGAGGAAacctctctggtgacaattggactaggcactaatctatgagtatagcaggataTCATTCGGGAttgttttgttggatttttttcctatCCTAGGTCTCTTGGCTGTCTGGCCTccggttcctggccatccaggcaaaTTTGGTTTGGACCTAAGGTCATGGCATGGACCTAAGATTAAACCAGTGATTGGTTGGCCACCCCCACAAGTTCTGAGCTTCCATTACTCCAGGGcaacttgcaggcaggacagattgtaggccGAAGGGTTTGTGActaggttggtgtcccagtcccatcACTGGAAGTTACCTGGTTGCAGAAGAAGATGGCCAATTCAGGTTCTGTGTCCTCCATTCCTAGGAGTCCTCGCtaagggtcaccctcatagaatCCTGGGAGTTTCTACTGCACTGCTTCCACACTGCCCCTCAAGTGTCCCCCAGTCCCAATTGTCTCTCCCTGTACTCTCTCCCCCCATTACATCTCTCTaatctgatccctcctgttcccatccccacccgcTCCAAGTTCACCCACTAAATTTATTCTAATtcaccttcccagggagatccatgcattccccccttagagtcctccttgttacttagcctttctgggtctgtgggttgtagcatgattatcatcTTTTCCTTAAACAGATAATACCCACTTGTCagtgagtacacaccatattGTCTGGGTCCGGGTTAGAGTGAGGTTAAATTTAAAGACAATGGACTGACTGGTTTGGCAGAGGAAAGGTGTGAGAGCAAGCTTAAAGTTTAGATAGCATATACAAAGGGACGCCCCTGTAACTATTAAAGAGGTTAGAAACCATTGAAGAGCAGCTTGGTGTTTGACACAGGGACAATGGAAAAAGTATCTTGATGGCAAAACCATACCCATCAAAGGGTCCAGCTTGTAAAGAAGCAAATTTCCATGAAAAGAGAGAGCCTGAACTGAGTTCTTGCTCCTTGAAAGCAACTGCCTAGGAGATGTTTCTTCAGGGTCAGCACTGATGCATCTGTGGTCAGGTGGGAGCTGGCGCAGAGCAGCTCCATGTTTAGCTAGCAGCAGAACTTCGCAGAATTCTCCACATGGAACTGGATTTGAAAACATGAAAGATGAAAAATTGGAGTAGGGcatggaaagcagctgaggtCAGGCACGTGTGTGGCATGGCCAAAGTCCCTGTATGAAGCCGTGAAGGTGAAACCTAGATGGAAGGGACACCCTAGAACTGTGAGACATCTGCTAAGGATACTGTGGACATAGTGAAGAACAAGCTAAACCAAACCGAAGCTGTGGGGGCTACCCAAGCCCGTGGAACTGAGAGGATTCCGAGCCCTAGATGTCAGACATGGAAGTGCAGGGTTAGGTGTTTGCCTTGCTGGGTTTTGATCTTGCTGTGGTCTGACCTTTCTCCTTTAGATGGGGGATGTGTATTATACaccattatatattggaagtattttatttggctttttattatttttattttctagggGGCTA
Above is a window of Onychomys torridus chromosome 8, mOncTor1.1, whole genome shotgun sequence DNA encoding:
- the LOC118590107 gene encoding olfactory receptor 2AK2-like; translated protein: METGNHSWGTDFILVGLFQYGQMDTLLFTVITMLFAVALIGNITLVHLIRLDRRLHTPMYFLLSQLSIIDMMYISTTVPKMAANFLSGTKTISFLGCEIQAFVFLSLGGSEALLLGFMSYDRYIAICRPLHYPVLMSRKICCSMVACAWSSSSVNALVHTLYAFQLPFCGSRIVNHFFCEVPSLLPLVCEDTSQYEHTILMSGLVILLLPFLAILASYARVLVVVFQMRSGKGQSRAVSTCSSHLTVASLFYATGLSTYTQPHSLNSPARDKVVAVFYSIVTPVLNPFIYSLRNKEVMGALRRQMG